A stretch of the Fusobacterium varium genome encodes the following:
- a CDS encoding UDP-N-acetylglucosamine 2-epimerase — protein MIKKICIVTGTRAEYGLLKPLIKRIKEENQLQLQLLVTGMHLSPEFGLTYKQIEEDGIKIDEKIEILLSSDKDSGICKSVGLGMILFSEALERLIPDLIVVLGDRFEIFSLVSCAGILKIPVCHLHGGENTEGAYDEFFRHCITKMSYLHFTSTEEYRKRVIQLGESPERVFNVGAIGLENIKNLKIISKNELEEKLDIKFTSKIFVVIFHPVTLEKNTAESQLNELLKAIEIENIDVIFIKGNADSGGREINRKIEEFSKKNNNKYKVFSSLTVEEYFSILKYSKGLIGNSSSGIVELPYLKVGNLNIGDRQKGRIQSSSTLNCNPIKEEIIEKIKIMLTDEYKEKVQKNVSPYGDGEVSFKIVDILKNIKNINLKKEFYDIK, from the coding sequence ATGATAAAGAAGATATGTATAGTTACTGGAACTAGGGCTGAATATGGACTTTTAAAACCATTGATAAAAAGAATAAAAGAAGAGAATCAATTACAATTGCAGCTTTTGGTGACAGGAATGCATTTATCTCCTGAATTTGGATTAACTTATAAACAAATAGAAGAAGATGGAATTAAAATAGATGAAAAAATAGAAATTTTATTAAGCTCAGATAAGGACAGTGGAATTTGCAAATCAGTAGGTTTAGGAATGATATTATTTTCAGAAGCTTTAGAAAGGTTAATTCCAGATTTAATAGTAGTTTTAGGAGATAGATTTGAAATTTTTTCTCTAGTTTCATGTGCAGGTATTTTAAAAATTCCTGTTTGCCATTTACATGGAGGAGAAAATACAGAAGGGGCATATGATGAATTTTTTAGACATTGTATAACTAAGATGAGTTACTTGCATTTTACAAGTACTGAAGAATATCGAAAAAGAGTAATTCAACTTGGAGAAAGTCCAGAACGAGTTTTTAATGTTGGAGCTATTGGACTAGAAAATATAAAAAATTTAAAAATAATATCTAAAAATGAACTTGAAGAAAAATTGGATATAAAATTTACAAGTAAGATATTTGTTGTAATTTTTCATCCAGTAACATTAGAAAAAAATACAGCTGAATCTCAATTAAATGAGTTATTAAAAGCAATAGAAATTGAAAACATAGATGTTATTTTTATAAAAGGTAATGCAGATTCTGGTGGAAGGGAAATTAATAGAAAAATAGAAGAGTTTTCTAAAAAAAATAATAATAAATATAAAGTATTTTCTTCCCTGACTGTTGAAGAATATTTTAGCATTTTAAAATATTCAAAAGGATTAATAGGAAATTCTTCAAGTGGAATAGTAGAATTGCCATATTTAAAAGTAGGAAATCTTAATATAGGAGACAGACAAAAGGGAAGAATTCAAAGCTCTTCAACTTTGAACTGTAATCCAATAAAAGAAGAAATAATAGAAAAGATAAAAATAATGCTGACTGATGAATATAAAGAAAAAGTTCAAAAAAATGTTTCACCTTATGGAGATGGAGAAGTCAGTTTTAAAATAGTTGATATATTAAAAAATATTAAAAATATTAATTTAAAAAAAGAATTTTATGATATTAAGTGA